TGCCGGCCGATTCTTTGAGAATCCGGACAAAGGCTTCGGCTTTTCTCCTCTCAATAACCCGTTCAGGCAGAAGCAGAACATTATCTTTATTTTGAACCAGGATATTCGCCGTAGCTGAGTATCCCGCTCGCAGGACCACGTCCTCGGGCCTCTCGAAAGAAAGACGCACCTCGAAAACAGTGGCATTGTTCCTCTGCTGGGCTTTCAGGCTTATCTCGTCGAGCGTGCCCGTGAGCAGACACTCCGGCAGCGCTCCGACCTGAATACGGGCTTCCATCCCTTCCTTTAGATGGCCCACGTCGATCTCATCGACCGTTCCTCGGAAGACAAGTGTATCCATGTCCGCCAGGATGCACAAGACTGTCCCGCCGGTGCGGGAGCCCAGTGCGTCGACCGGGTCTCCAATATTGACCCGGCGTTCGAGTATATAGCCGTCGATGGGAGAGGTCACTACCGAATCGATTACTTCATCGTCCATGATGACCTTCCCCTGCTTGAGCAAATCAAGCTGCTCTTCGGCCCGTACGCGGCCCAGCCGGGCCTGTTCGT
The nucleotide sequence above comes from Candidatus Neomarinimicrobiota bacterium. Encoded proteins:
- a CDS encoding efflux RND transporter periplasmic adaptor subunit, whose translation is EQARLGRVRAEEQLDLLKQGKVIMDDEVIDSVVTSPIDGYILERRVNIGDPVDALGSRTGGTVLCILADMDTLVFRGTVDEIDVGHLKEGMEARIQVGALPECLLTGTLDEISLKAQQRNNATVFEVRLSFERPEDVVLRAGYSATANILVQNKDNVLLLPERVIERRKAEAFVRILKESAGSGETIQIETGLSNGLMTEIVSGLDEGDRVLERTYEEIK